The following coding sequences lie in one Chitinivibrionales bacterium genomic window:
- a CDS encoding glycosyltransferase family 2 protein has translation MIKISAVIITHNVGDTIGRTLGSLDFCDEIVVADSGSTDATLSLCEKYKCRVFNRPFDGFGPYKRFAVSVAGNDWVFSIDADEVVSEELKQEIVSLFSAGSPAAQGYYIPRSLVFLGRLLRFGGEYKKKQLRLFNRNAGTFDDEKVHEKVCLPGKTGSLKGQLLHYSYGSISDYFEKFNKYTTAAAQSLLEKEKTVSALGAIARFPLTFIKIYLIKGCILDGYAGFVWALFSAMYPFVKYVKLLERRHSGALIPKI, from the coding sequence ATGATAAAAATCAGCGCCGTCATCATCACGCATAATGTCGGGGACACCATCGGGCGCACCCTCGGGTCGCTTGACTTCTGCGATGAGATCGTGGTTGCGGACTCGGGCAGCACCGACGCGACGCTTTCCCTCTGCGAAAAATACAAATGCCGGGTGTTCAATAGGCCTTTTGACGGTTTCGGCCCGTACAAGCGGTTTGCGGTCTCTGTAGCGGGCAACGACTGGGTGTTTTCCATTGACGCTGACGAAGTGGTATCAGAGGAATTGAAACAGGAAATCGTTTCGCTGTTTTCGGCTGGATCGCCTGCTGCGCAGGGCTATTATATTCCGCGGTCGCTCGTTTTCCTGGGCAGGCTCCTGCGGTTTGGCGGTGAATACAAGAAAAAACAGCTCCGGTTGTTCAACAGAAACGCCGGAACTTTTGATGACGAAAAAGTCCATGAAAAGGTATGCCTGCCAGGAAAAACCGGTTCCCTCAAAGGCCAGCTCCTCCATTACAGTTACGGCAGCATCAGCGATTATTTTGAAAAATTCAACAAATACACCACTGCCGCAGCGCAATCGCTTTTGGAAAAAGAGAAAACGGTCTCAGCGCTCGGCGCGATCGCCAGGTTCCCCCTCACCTTTATCAAAATTTATTTAATCAAAGGCTGCATTCTCGACGGCTATGCGGGATTTGTCTGGGCGCTTTTCTCCGCCATGTACCCTTTTGTCAAATACGTCAAACTGCTCGAACGGCGGCATTCAGGCGCCCTTATTCCAAAGATATGA
- a CDS encoding glycosyltransferase, which produces MSSNNSNLSILHFSTGKFLRGGERQVLFLHTGLLKRGYKSVLVCRKNGELALQRLENTVPVSWNGEWDLFALLRFIGIVKKNKPDVIHCHDSHALTHGVIAGKSTGVPVVYTRRVAFPMSKGFLSRKKYGSCAAIIAVSNAVAAQCKEIAGDKNVYVVGDGADVNAAMLPRAQARKLLGIPDDRFVIGTVAYFTAEKDVSLLFHLASDIGKRKPDAMLVCIGPFNEKLKRRHSFSATIVFKGKLDNAVQYYSAFDSYVSTSSAEGLGSALLDAVARDIPCAAVDAGGTRDLFPEGWPLVERGDSEGLAAAALALMGDYPAAKAAAQRCGARGRNIFSLDAMVEKTMAVYAESLHV; this is translated from the coding sequence ATGTCGTCAAACAATTCCAATCTTTCCATCCTCCACTTCTCCACCGGAAAATTTCTTCGCGGCGGAGAGCGCCAGGTTTTATTTCTCCACACAGGTCTTCTCAAACGAGGTTATAAAAGCGTTCTTGTCTGCAGAAAAAACGGCGAACTTGCATTACAAAGGCTGGAAAACACCGTGCCGGTGTCGTGGAACGGCGAATGGGACCTTTTCGCGCTGTTGCGGTTCATTGGAATCGTCAAAAAAAACAAGCCAGACGTCATCCACTGCCACGACAGCCACGCCCTGACGCACGGCGTGATTGCCGGAAAATCCACCGGCGTTCCGGTTGTTTATACGCGGCGTGTCGCGTTTCCCATGTCAAAAGGGTTTTTGTCGCGCAAAAAATACGGTTCCTGCGCCGCGATCATCGCCGTTTCAAACGCGGTTGCAGCGCAGTGCAAAGAGATTGCCGGCGACAAAAACGTGTACGTCGTCGGCGACGGCGCGGACGTCAACGCGGCCATGCTTCCAAGGGCGCAGGCAAGAAAGCTGCTCGGCATCCCGGACGACCGCTTTGTAATAGGGACCGTTGCGTATTTCACCGCGGAAAAAGACGTTTCGCTGCTTTTTCATCTCGCATCGGACATCGGGAAACGGAAACCCGATGCGATGCTGGTCTGCATAGGGCCTTTTAACGAAAAACTGAAGCGCCGCCATTCCTTTTCCGCAACCATCGTCTTCAAAGGCAAGCTCGACAACGCCGTTCAATATTACAGCGCGTTCGATTCGTATGTGTCAACCTCGTCGGCGGAGGGGCTCGGCAGCGCGCTTTTGGACGCCGTGGCGCGCGACATCCCCTGCGCGGCGGTTGACGCGGGCGGCACCCGCGACCTGTTCCCGGAAGGCTGGCCGCTCGTGGAGCGCGGCGACAGCGAAGGGCTCGCTGCCGCGGCACTCGCCCTCATGGGCGATTATCCCGCTGCAAAGGCCGCCGCGCAACGCTGCGGGGCCCGCGGCCGCAACATATTTTCTCTTGATGCCATGGTAGAAAAGACAATGGCCGTTTACGCTGAAAGTCTGCACGTATGA
- a CDS encoding YggS family pyridoxal phosphate-dependent enzyme: protein MDTSLFLSRYKSLQDRIAAACARSNRSPSDVRVIVVTKTHPIETIQTVIDRGIHDIGENRVQEIEQKMPQLKGAFEMHLVGHLQSNKVNKAVPLVQWIQSIDSIRLAEKAGACAEGLQKRIKALVQVKTSEEETKSGCAPGECFAVAESVAKNPGLEFCGLMTIGPLGASESNTRKSFAALRACAEQCRHLASRVELSMGMSADFEWAIEEGATMIRIGTLLLGERK from the coding sequence GTGGATACGTCCCTATTTCTTTCCCGATATAAATCCCTTCAGGACCGCATCGCCGCCGCCTGCGCCAGATCCAACCGCTCGCCTTCAGACGTGCGCGTTATCGTTGTCACCAAGACCCATCCCATCGAAACCATCCAGACCGTCATCGACAGAGGCATCCATGACATCGGCGAAAACCGGGTCCAGGAAATCGAGCAGAAGATGCCGCAGTTGAAAGGTGCGTTCGAGATGCACCTGGTGGGCCATCTGCAATCAAATAAAGTCAACAAGGCGGTTCCCCTGGTGCAATGGATCCAGTCGATCGACAGCATCCGGCTCGCGGAAAAGGCCGGCGCCTGCGCCGAGGGCCTGCAGAAAAGAATAAAAGCGCTCGTGCAGGTGAAAACATCGGAAGAGGAAACAAAATCCGGATGCGCGCCCGGGGAATGTTTTGCCGTTGCCGAAAGCGTTGCGAAAAATCCCGGCCTGGAGTTCTGCGGCCTCATGACCATCGGCCCGCTCGGCGCTTCGGAATCCAACACCAGAAAATCGTTCGCCGCGCTGCGGGCCTGCGCGGAGCAATGCCGGCACCTTGCTTCACGTGTCGAGCTTTCAATGGGCATGAGCGCGGATTTCGAGTGGGCCATTGAAGAGGGCGCGACGATGATAAGGATCGGGACGCTGCTGCTTGGAGAAAGAAAATAA